From the genome of Capsicum annuum cultivar UCD-10X-F1 chromosome 4, UCD10Xv1.1, whole genome shotgun sequence:
aagaaTAGGCTCATTTCACTTATTATCATTAGCTAGTTGTTTTGgttcttttcttgatccaattgtcctttaaatattaacaaaaagttgcttcacatataaatacataataacaaccttaggatCTCATTAAAACacgttagaacccaacacaagagactagacaacacctagctcaagctagtcacactagttttctcagttgaaTTCTAAATGGTCATATTGAATCAAAAATTATTTGGAAACACCATTAAATGTTGTCAACACATAATTAGACACAAcaatgcttatttatattattatcaacacatatagtataggaatcatcctcaaaacaaggctaaaattgctagaatagtgatgctagaattCGTAAATGCACCCAACATcaacaccccacacttaaaaccttgttcgtccttgaaaaACTCTTCTCTCTAAGTATCATGAGCTGCATAAACTTCACACTCCTATTGCATGTAAGACATTCAAGTTAGTACTATAATGACTTCACATAATGCAAGTTGCGACACTAAGCATGTTTCAACACAATTGAAATGCTCAAGATTACTACTCGGAAACATCATAGCCTCAAAAATGGACTCCACAAGTAGCAAACTCATGCACATAATTCAGTTAAAGACAtcttacaaatcacccatattcataaaACATGTGTCCCTCAtaacaaaagagttacccataaacactcataataatgaaatttataacaatgggtacaagaatcaaatttttgctcactctcacaaagaattcacaagttacacataatgaaccatagtctTGTCCTTAGTGTAATTCTCTACTAATAGTCGAAAGTAAAGTTTAGAATCAATTAGAACTTTTTCgaattgtaatgtaggctaagggacgggtaggaactatttttgccaagaatagtgactatcaatcctaagcgctttaatacatgaCAAACCTCTCAAAATCACCTACTATAAACCCAATTCATCATTTTCACACATCAATTGTTtcaccccaattttttttttgttcaatgCATTAACAAAAACTATGGTAGGATTACTTTCTTTTTACATCGTAAATCAATTCCCAGCTCCAATTATTGTTACGCACCCCTATCGTAGCCATCCTCAACTAAAGCTATTCGCCTTGGTTGAGGTGCACATTGTCTTAAAtgaaccagggccaaaacaagttcattgtaacaaaAATTAGGCAACAAAAACTGAATtgtctttattcttttttatatctCCTAACCATAACAATTTGGACACACAATGAACACTTCTTTCAAattcactttcacctttctcctTCTTCAATTTCACAAACTCCTTgctaattcatttttttcattaaagcacttagaaaatttttggatcaaattatggtctataaaATAAAGGATTAGGCTATTTATGatgttgccaaagaaaataagctaaaggctcaatggggttaactacgATAATGCACAAAGGATAGGACAAATAAAAGGTATAAACAAggatatcaaagaaatacctatatcatctcctaaacccacattctctatttcgcttcacacacccaccgggcaagttctagacatcacatgcaataaagaatatacaaaataccttACGTGCACATGGCACATGTTCAACTTactaggatcatcatagactcccaaccaaacaatagcatgaattcaattttAAGTCAACAAGTACGAGAGTCACAAAAATGAACCTAAGAGTCTAAAAAAAAAGTAGCAATTCTTAAAATTctacatgcttttacaaacaaatccacttgcatcatgtaatcaaaaatagcaccaacaagaatatctcacttatttgtaacctaaaaaattttaaaagccaaaatttgggaatttccccaccccacacttaaaaatctacttttttcccaaagtgaacttttaaagtaagtgatagaaatacttcctgaggtttctaggcctagctagtagcatcttcacatgAATGAGATTCATAGAACCCCACACTTAATATTTGCCATGCTTTAAGCTCAGATTTTCGGTACTCAGaattcccattaacctgtgactcaaccaaaaataaaactacttgaaataaaaactaaaaacttaaaatttaaaataaaacataccttaacttggttttcctcccaagaagagcctaatttagtgtcgcggcacgacctatatcaactttttcctccaccttgaggatatgaatttcacccctaacttagcatccatctttttgcctctcTCATATGGAgatggtacaaagattaagaagccgagtaatggattgagcatcGTAAACCTCTCGGCTTTAAAGTAAAgtgtatttttatgttgcttatccgatgaaaaattaagaatatagtattcatgttccttattttcacactcttctactattttaaatgattccacagacaagatatcatctaaacataatgcagaaaaatgctttgaatgaggcccaactaATCCTACTTccaaatttacactatctactacacctTCACTTGTATTCTCCTTTTTAATGTATGTCTCAATataaagatgacaatcgagtgacTGCGATTCTTTTGTTTGTTCCACAATTTGGATACTATCcttttcatattcttctttgCTTAGCCACTATAGACATGGTGGTAGTGAAAATTCCTCAACCTGTTCAACAATTTTAGTTTCttagtactcagactttctcgaaTTATCTACAACTTCATCTACAATAGATTGGGACATCACTTGAGgtcttgtgttttgttttatgatAATCTGGCCAAGCTGCAAATCCATATTTCTTTGCACCATCTGTAGATTATGCAACTGTTCTACAAACTTGGCTTGATTCGCTAACACCTGCTCAATCATTTCCTCCATGCTACTTGTCGACGAGGAAGTTTGATTACTTTGGACTTGTTGTTGGTTGGTATGAGGTAGAATTTGTGACTGAGTCAAACACATTTGATTGCAGTAGTTTATATAACTTTGCAATTCatcatagcccacaaacattactGAATTGGGATTTCTACTACACATATCTTCtaaatgatcactttgaccacaagacAAACACTAACTTGCATTTGGACAATTAACCTCATGATGTGTTCTCCCACAAAGACAACAAGAATTTGCATcactcgaaaaccatctatccctgTATGATATATCAAGAAGAATGTgagaacaaaaatagaaataaaggataataaaaagaaactaaacaaaaactatgtacaactcaatatagaaaatctaaaaataagaaagttgCCTAATAAAaagtccccggcaacggcaccaaaaaGTTAACAGCGTACATGCAAGTGtgcgtggtcttatcaagtagtaaagtggcttcaatgAAGCCCAAGTATCGAACTCACAGGGACTTACGTTCACcacctatctaattctagtttatcTAATTGAGGAGGGTAGAAAATAtagttataattttataaattaaaactaatctaggctaatgaataaataaaatacttgaaataaTCTATGGATTAATCCTGGGGTTGAGGCATTTCGAACAACCATTCGAATCTCTATTCCTATCGTAGTTTAATTGGTTATCGGATTGTTGGTTTGCAAGGTTTATACCACGGCCTTAGTCTCCCGACATCAGGTCTATTATCTATAAAATAATGTGCCTACAACTCCCGTAGAGATACAAATATCATTCtagattattatgttatcttCGTGCATTTGAACTGAGCAagacttctaggtatatccctattcTAGAAGCTAATTCacatttcttatttcataaaagaataagaaccttgttccCAAATTTTTTCGTTCTAATTCATGATTCTCCTCCCGGgttcacataaaaatatttatttattttaatggtagctaagcattaaaatagtaagcttaaGAAATTAAGAATAATCCATGTgataatccaaaattaaactacaataacaatatcaaaatatattcaTGTTCTTatcctcaaccccagaacaagggtaaTTAACGACTAATACTTGAATTcaatatcaaatacaagtaattaatcatacataaaataaaactTACAAATAAGAAGTGGAACAGCATACCTAACAATCGTAATAGAGAGATTTATGTGTATATCTATATGTACATTGTATGTTTTCTATATCTAATGGTCTGGTAGTTCTCTTATATTGGTGTATTTTCGTGTATTTATGCATGGTACAGCATAGGTAGGTGTACATATCCCAACATTCACGTGTTCCACCGATTTTTGACCAAGACATTCAAGCCTCCAAATGTGAAACCTCGTTCAGCCGCATCTGGCAACATTGACTACTGTATTGGTTGAATTGCGTAGTCCCATACCATTGAAAGGTGGACTTCTTATGATTCCAAACATATTTTATACACCTCAATATCATTGTTCACTCTCCCTGCATGGCCCCTTACATTTCAGGACTCCAAATGGAGTCAATTTCTGCACGTTCATTCCGTTGAGCCATTCCGAGCTTTATTGAGTTGTTTTtgcttgatttgaagcttgtttatacttaatatatcatcatagtctgTTAAAAAAGCATCATATAACATTAAATAGAGCaatttatagctcaaaacaacacaacattcaacATGATGAActcaaaacacaagctaagaaTAGGCTCATTTCACTTATTATCATTAGCTAGTTGTTTTGgttcttttcttgatccaattgtcCTTTAAATTTTACCAACAAGTTTCTTAACatattaatacataataaaaaccttaggatCTCATTAAAACACGTTAtaacccaacacaagagactagacaacacctaactcaagctagtcacactagttttctcggttgaattcTAAATGGTCATATTGAATCAAAAATTATTTGGAAACACCATTAAATGTTTTCAACACATAATTAGACACAAcaatgcttatttatattattatcaacacatatagtaTAGGAATCATCCTCGAAGCAAGTCTAAAACggctagaatagtgatgctagaatacATAAATGCACCCAACATAGCATACCAGCTTAaagatgtagcgaaccaatggtataaatAGTGGGAAGAGGTGAAGGGTGAGAATGTTTAGACCACAGTTTGGAGCGAGTTtatggaagcttttcttgaccgattctttcctctagagttaaggaaagctaaagCTGAGAATTCATAAACCTAAAGCAAGGaaagatgagtgtccaggagtacactctgaagtttaACCAACTGGCCCGTTATGCAAAAGAAATGGCAGGTAGTATAAGAGcctggatgaggaaatttgcattcgGCCTTTCAGACGATCTAGTGCTTGAATGTCAGGGGGCTATGCTGAATAGAGACATGGACTTTGCTAGGCTATCAGTCCACATGCAGCAAgtagatgaaaagaaaaagaaaatcgcTGAATCTAAAGAGAAGGACAGacaggcaaagagagccagaatagtAGATCAGAATCACAGTCAGCAGCAGAGCggtaattggggtaacaaatAGTAATTTAGAAAGAATTGAGGAAATACACACTTGACAGCTAGTTCTCCGGTGCCAAGACCCACAGCTGAGTAGCGCACCCAGAATTTTCAATCGAGTTAGGGACTGAGAATGTAAGGTACGCAGTCACAGGGGTGTGTAGCTCAGATCTCTCAGTCCTATCTGCGTTATGTAAGATACGAGAGGAATTATCCAGGGAGATGTCTGTTTGGCACATTGGTGTTTTACTCCTACATccagccaggccatatccagagagactgTCTAGCAGCGAGAAGTAATATTGGAGGATCCAAGTCACAGGCAaattct
Proteins encoded in this window:
- the LOC124898020 gene encoding uncharacterized protein LOC124898020: MSVQEYTLKFNQLARYAKEMAGSIRAWMRKFAFGLSDDLVLECQGAMLNRDMDFARLSVHMQQVDEKKKKIAESKEKDRQAKRARIVDQNHSQQQSGRCLFGTLVFYSYIQPGHIQRDCLAARSNIGGSKSQANSSAPPPPQKGATSASGNGRNRLSALTNCQEAEASLDIVPSTL